From one Plasmodium malariae genome assembly, chromosome: 12 genomic stretch:
- the PmUG01_12068700 gene encoding conserved Plasmodium protein, unknown function, with the protein MATVEKKNKNIDHNHHVIESLYKNEKKIKGSNKIKHVNMNEEKKEVELNVLNNVENKNENNLDFLDMGITKINDMNMGSNNFRSNSNSNVVIKTNTETEKEEKKNSFIIENKSSYETEEENLLNEDGNLSDEELEVEEENVIEKDLILQRYKHGINIYINFDNHDDDVRKKNCKIIDFYLECLNKYKSECSFVYYQNYNSNNNVIINENMDMEHVHNTKMLCENTDNSVNNLSILNDKNIITKNKSILKNTVNSSTNGSGGCTSSITTVTSPNEDFKNFNLQKKKQEYLDPLLKCINSLSDRINLQHLVGDPTTYFKIGGGDMFYDINDPFLDDEEMYKELNKTKNEIILTRQIEDEYSVWSADMSDDYVDINPNYFISFYSSKCKYVSYSDEEEKERKRKKKGEMGKNKEDNKEYNKGDNKLLNMEHNEVVQRVEDCEKKIHINEQNKNKHEKSLPLSDEKQQNNEDMELDIIYSSCSSKSDDSVMEISESYIDINNFEQNPNDFIIYSSEGDIESSSSEDENDDNSQESSSSEEDIIFNPYAWKKFEKHIPPEFIHSFEKLEKELDALPVEVNISDIQIIIKTYIYKIFVQVMDKQKNVLNHFDKKLNDFIEIDVKQLRWLTTIMSKTSNTLNDIDICRIWFEHIFTYNTKVYINCEKEFISKIKHSQIFEKNNKTHLNNILKDISSWKSYQDNKEKTNKEFTESGTTIHVGTSIDGNASTTNGGSNCLLKNGPFCKNSSSDAHELVHANSNKSAINSTNKNSNIICEVNFKKFDNESGSNNLGEYNRNNSSEKELIGNIRKDNEESKDNNMFSMCDKAVKEDKNTYNNNLVKRSSIIIPRTDLSVGNIYNINCCISGSTNNKESTEENDKMKLINIKSELDNNDNMSIHLSNHSTIEHIDGDKNVCSDYSSANNKKNNLHNRSSHNNDITRSDNNTNNDRSNIGISNNDGIISGINNALLKNEHIINNRPDNNTGSLCADGRKCSVENTDGKVNQQTLKHMDDGGNGIYNSNSSNSNSNINGVGSGKTPKGCKSTDVEKNKGTCKNNESTDLEMETNKINKMTSINGTQKEDYKSLEKFFKRFSDISHDLLNYIKIFIKKKCILKDMILAGFEALVEKQNKHFVKLPYMTLSEILTNLFNFRYKTNIIINADYIEALVEFYQDKYKVDLLYDKGRNKKVFLFDTNEMQKLNNAYYRNKNLFKENKMISNDNDNTCKEDNKNKGNNKTELDEKSLVKKGSTCSNTYSEMQPSKDFCNKSNNKKQSTPKNEYNSGNNNKQLNKKKGNESFKNSNVKEVSPTTKKKNNKILSNEITKKSADKKKNSKTEKKLCATHIIICSDNEDSDDMSVTPNRKISAPEKINPKNKTECRNISMFIENITRNKYNTTTATITTANNNNNNNNNNNNNNNNNNNYNNNNYNYKYNYNYNVASNRNSSISAAASVVRSNSFNMDNNFKRNYNINYVSNNYKTIVHGNNHNYTNINSNMRSNIIDNIHNNMKRNNNINTIRNIFSNSSAINSNLINKSNSHYDSQKNKCPEENLLIIADDKKSFNSNHMLNEKMKLFKKRKLKNDYQCSKKNQHTNILKISKINDKMKGKITHLNEKCAVYKCINVDSSDENKS; encoded by the coding sequence ATGGCTACtgtcgaaaaaaaaaataaaaatatagatcaTAACCATCATGTAATTGaaagtttatataaaaatgaaaaaaagatcAAAGGcagtaacaaaataaaacatgtaAACATGAATGAGGAGAAGAAAGAAGTAGAATTAAACGTTCTTAACAATGtcgaaaataaaaatgagaatAATTTAGATTTTTTGGACATGGGAATAACTAAAATTAATGATATGAATATGGGCAGCAATAATTTTCGTAGTAATAGCAATAGCAATGTTGTTATAAAAACGAATACTGAAACGgaaaaggaggaaaaaaaaaatagttttattattgaaaataagAGTAGTTATGAGACAGAGGAAGagaatttattaaatgagGATGGAAATTTATCAGATGAGGAACTAGAAGTAGAAGAAGAAAACGTAATTGAAAAGGATTTAATACTTCAAAGATATAAACATGGGattaacatatacataaattttgaTAATCATGATGATgatgtaagaaaaaaaaattgtaagattattgatttttatttagaatgtttaaataaatataaaagtgaatgtagttttgtttattatcaGAATTacaacagtaataataatgtaattataaatgaaaatatggaCATGGAACATGTGCATAATACAAAGATGTTATGTGAAAACACTGATAATAGTGTGAATAACTTATCAAtcttaaatgataaaaatatcataacgaaaaataaaagtattctAAAAAATACAGTTAATAGTAGCACGAATGGTAGTGGTGGTTGTACTAGTAGTATAACAACTGTTACTTCACCAAATGAAGATTTCAAAAACTTTAATCTTCAGAAAAAGAAGCAAGAATATTTAGACCCTttgttaaaatgtataaactCCCTATCTGATAGGATAAACCTACAACATTTAGTAGGTGATCCAACaacttattttaaaattggtGGAGGGGATATGTTTTATGATATTAATGATCCATTTTTAGATGACGAAGAAATGtataaagaattaaataaaacaaaaaatgaaataattttgacAAGACAAATAGAAGATGAATATAGTGTATGGAGTGCAGATATGTCTGATGATTATGTAGATATTAACccaaattatttcatttcgtTTTATAGCTCAAAATGTAAGTATGTGTCTTATAGTGATGAGGAAGAgaaggaaagaaaaagaaaaaaaaaaggagaaatggggaaaaataaagaggATAACAAGGAGTATAATAAGGGGGATAACAAATTGCTTAATATGGAGCATAATGAAGTAGTTCAACGAGTAGAAGATtgtgaaaagaaaatacacattaatgaacaaaataaaaataaacatgaaaaaaGCCTACCCCTTAGTGATGAAAAACAACAGAATAATGAAGATATGGAGttagatattatatattcctcTTGTTCGTCCAAATCTGATGATAGTGTAATGGAAATAAGTGAATcatatattgatataaataattttgaacAAAACCCAAAtgattttatcatatattcaAGTGAAGGAGATATAGAATCATCTTCATCTGAAGATGAGAATGATGATAACTCACAAGAATCATCTTCATCTGAGGaggatattatatttaatccTTATGCAtggaaaaaatttgaaaaacatATTCCACCCGAGTTTATACActcttttgaaaaattagaaaaagagCTAGATGCACTACCTGTGGAAGTAAATATATCagatatacaaataataataaaaacatatatatataaaatttttgtacaAGTTAtggataaacaaaaaaatgttttaaatcattttgataaaaaattaaatgatttCATTGAAATAGATGTAAAGCAGTTGAGATGGCTTACAACTATTATGAGCAAGACATCTAACACTCTCAAcgatatagatatatgtaGAATATGGTTTgagcatatatttacatataacacgaaagtatatataaattgtgaaaaggaatttattagtaaaataaaacattctCAGATTtttgagaaaaataataagacgcatttgaataatattttgaaggATATTTCTTCTTGGAAATCTTATCAGGACAATAAGGAAAAGACAAACAAAGAGTTTACGGAAAGTGGTACAACCATTCATGTTGGTACATCTATTGATGGAAATGCCAGTACCACTAATGGAGGAAGTAATTGCTTACTCAAAAATGGTCCATTTTGTAAAAACAGTAGTAGTGATGCACATGAACTCGTTCATGCAAATTCTAACAAATCAGCAATTAATAGCACGAATAAGAATAGCAACATTATCTGCgaagtaaattttaaaaagtttgaTAATGAAAGTGGTTCAAACAATTTAGGAGAATATAATAGAAACAACAGTAGTGAAAAAGAGTTAATTGGAAACATTAGAAAGGATAATGAGGAGAGTAAGGACAACAACATGTTTAGTATGTGTGATAAAGCAGTTAAAGaggataaaaatacatataataataatcttGTAAAAAGAAGTAGTATAATAATACCACGTACAGATTTGAGTGTAggaaatatttacaatataaattGTTGTATATCGGGTAGTACAAATAATAAGGAAAGTACAGAGGAAAACGATAAAATGaaactaataaatataaaaagcgAATtagataataatgataatatgtCCATACATTTATCAAATCATAGCACAATAGAGCATATTGACGGggataaaaatgtatgtagTGATTATAGCTCCGCTAATAATAAGAAGAATAACTTGCATAATAGGAGTTCCCATAATAATGATATCACTAGGAGTGATAATAACACTAATAATGATAGAAGTAATATTGGtattagtaataatgatGGCATTATCAGTGGTATTAATAAtgctttattaaaaaatgagcaTATCATAAACAACAGACCAGATAATAACACAGGCAGTTTGTGTGCGGATGGTAGGAAATGCAGTGTGGAGAATACGGACGGAAAGGTGAACCAACAGACGTTGAAACATATGGATGATGGTGGAAATGGTAtctataatagtaatagtagtaacagtaatagtaatattaatgGCGTTGGCAGCGGTAAAACCCCGAAGGGGTGTAAATCAACGGATGTGGAAAAAAACAAGGGAACGtgcaaaaataatgaaagtaCGGATCTGGAAAtggaaacaaataaaataaacaaaatgacTAGTATAAATGGTACTCAGAAGGAAGACTATAAATCACTGGAAAAGTTTTTCAAAAGATTTTCAGATATATCGCATGATTTGTTGaactatattaaaatatttattaagaaaaaatgcatattaaAAGATATGATATTAGCAGGTTTTGAAGCACTTgttgaaaaacaaaataaacattttgtCAAATTACCCTATATGACTTTGTCAGAAATTTTAACaaacttatttaattttagatataaaacaaatattattattaatgctGATTATATTGAAGCCCTTGTTGAGTTCTAtcaagataaatataaagttgatttattatatgataaaggaaggaataaaaaagtgTTTCTATTCGATACAAATGAGATgcaaaaattgaataatGCCTATTATCGAAATAAGAATTTGTTCAAAGAAAATAAGATGATATcaaatgataatgataatactTGTAAGgaggataataaaaataaaggaaataataaaacagagTTAGATGAAAAAAGTTTGGTAAAAAAAGGGAGTACTTGTAGTAATACCTACAGTGAGATGCAACCAAGTAAAGACTTTTGTAATAAatcaaataataagaaaCAGTCAACACCAAAGAATGAATATAATAGTGGAAACAATAACAAAcagttaaataaaaagaaaggaaatgaatcttttaaaaatagtaatgttAAGGAAGTGAGTCCCACAaccaaaaagaaaaataataaaatattgtcaaatgaaataacgaaaaaaagtgcagacaaaaagaaaaatagcaaaactgagaaaaaattatgtgctactcatataattatatgctCGGACAATGAGGACAGCGATGATATGAGCGTAACACCAAATAGGAAGATCTCAGCTCCCGAGAAAATAAatccaaaaaataaaacagaatGTAGAAATATTAGTATGTTTATAGAAAACATAACTAGAAATAAGTATAacactactactgctactattactactgctaataataataataataataataataataataataataataacaataataataataattataataataataattataattataagtataattataattacaatGTTGCATCTAATCGTAACAGCAGTATCAGCGCTGCTGCTAGTGTCGTTAGAAGCAATAGCTTTAATATGGACAACAACTTTAAGCGAAATTACAACATTAACTATGttagtaataattataagaCTATTGTTCATGGTAATAACCATAATTATACAAACATTAATAGTAACATGCGCAGTAACATAATTGATAATATTCATAACAACATGAAGAgaaataacaatattaataccattcgaaatatttttagtaatagTTCAGCAATAAATAGTAATCTTATTAACAAGAGTAATAGCCATTACGATAgtcagaaaaataaatgccCTGAGGAAAATCTCTTAATTATTGCTGATGATAAGAAAAGTTTTAATTCTAACCACatgttaaatgaaaaaatgaaattatttaaaaagagaaaattaaaaaatgattatcagtgtagtaaaaaaaatcagcatacaaatatactaaaaattagtaaaattaatgataaaatgaaagGGAAAATTACACACTTGAATGAAAAATGTGCagtatataaatgcataaatgtCGACTCGTCTGATGAAAACAAGTCTTAG
- the HRD3 gene encoding ubiquitin-protein ligase, putative → MYNTSSYFKSFPIVLFIISLILLRQNCVCTHDYSENSNKKIDHFVEAYDLLDKGEYEKSFSNLKSCVHYDIRCLTLSGVFYYLGLNPVKRDVCNALYIWKVCSDYGSSDAQFYLAVMYSNYFSLPNLYSYYVEEDEIEQNIILFRMYLLLRAKYLERGIAVGLHQKSGKYEEQVEGEVEKGEGKNEGKKGGKKEGKHTQGVEAEAEVEVEVEVEAEGEAEGEEEVEAEVEAEVEEEDARNFRNVPMISFTQNNELVLKIKNIRYNTDELKVYFKNLDNFPKKDFYVKKGRKINYSRNHNLSLLYYYSSSIANHPGSLLALGVRYMNGYGVEKDCDTAARYYLRLIKEIFNSGEKTEFEIVDLMRLNVPYYDRYNINNKRIKNIEIFLESSLHDNHRIITMIARRYLMGIDGVEKNYKKAHDYLIKAAKYNNSEAISLLGYIYMLGLGVKINYNKAAEYFIRGNKLNDSLSFNGLGYMHFFGLGNFKKNPNLAFYYFELSAKNNLSSAQFNLACLYLSGVGAAQSFQNAFYWFYKSLNNGNLLAAYVIGYMHYNGIITARNCKLALSLLAKVAENHVFILNTTNRIIRYTEKGRIKEALFLMALLAETGSVQSQINLSYKINNHDFAFFLPTNDKCKKVYASRYLAMASENNDFKSLYTLGDYAYKGYGLYIRIFPKNNLPINSLYDINHSEYLYTHAGIGQRSGLKNGVKNGEKSGTKSGTKSGTQSNAKNIARISARTSDGFSGVVKTNKIISTDFVDEAGIIFNDKWKFHFGFKFSFNEVDYQLAYHHYKSIISYYPNNFYVIQALSRACYNLGFMHYYGIGVSKNIEKALIYFNSSIKIYPTNKVPSVLFVLYIKLNKHLYNFKKKIKDFKKILFF, encoded by the exons ATGTATAACACGTCCAGTTATTTTAAATCGTTCCCCATTGTGTTATTCATCATTTCCCTAATACTACTTCGTCAAAATTGTGTTTGCACACATGATTACTCTGAAAactcaaataaaaaaatagaccACTTTGTTGAAGCGTATGACTTACTAGATAAAGGTGAATACGAAAAATCTTTCTCCAATTTAAAAAGCTGTGTTCACTATGATATAAG ATGTTTGACACTGAGTGGGGTATTCTATTATTTAGGGCTGAATCCTGTAAAAAGGGACGTATGTAATGCTCTCTATATATGGAAAGTGTGTTCAGATTACGGCAGTTCAGATGCTCAATTTTACTTGGCTGTTATGTATTCAaactatttttctttaccTAATTTGTATTCATATTATGTTGAAGAAGATGAAATAGAacagaatataatattatttagaaTGTATTTACTTTTAAGAGCTAAGTATTTAGAAAGGGGTATAGCAGTTGGTCTACATCAAAAAAGTGGAAAGTACGAAGAGCAGGTAGAAGGGGAAGTGGAAAAGGGAGAGGGGAAAAATGAGGGTAAGAAAGGGGgtaaaaaagaaggaaaacaTACACAGGGAGTAGAAGCAGAAGCAGAAGTAGAAGTAGAAGTAGAAGTAGAAGCAGAAGGAGAAGCAGAAGGAGAAGAGGAAGTAGAAGCGGAAGTAGAAGCGGAAGTAGAAGAAGAAGACGCTCGAAATTTCCGAAATGTTCCAATGATCAGCTTTACCCAAAATAACGAGTTagttttgaaaataaaaaacataaggTACAATACTGATGAGctaaaagtatattttaagaatttgGACAACTTTCCAAAGAAagatttttatgttaaaaaaggaagaaaaataaattacagtCGCAATCATAATTTaagtttattatattattatagtagTAGTATAGCAAATCACCCAGGCAGCCTTTTAGCATTAGGAGTAAGATATATGAACGGTTATGGGGTAGAAAAAGACTGTGACACTGCTGCTAGATATTACTTAAGATTAATAAAGGAGATATTTAATTCTGGTGAAAAAACTGAATTTGAAATTGTTGATTTAATGAGATTAAATGTGCCATATTATGatagatataatataaataataaaagaataaaaaatattgaaatttttCTAGAGTCATCCTTACATGATAACCATCGaataataacaatgataGCACGTAGGTATTTAATGGGAATAGATGgagtagaaaaaaattataaaaaagctcatgattatttaataaaagcaGCTAAATACAACAATTCGGAAGCAATATCTTTATtagggtatatatatatgcttggCTTAGgagttaaaataaattataataaagcagctgaatattttataagaggaaacaaattaaatgatTCTTTAAGTTTTAATGGATTGGgttatatgcatttttttggtttaggtaattttaaaaaaaacccTAATTTGGcattttactattttgaaTTATCAGCTAAGAATAATTTATCGTCTGCTCAATTTAATTTAGCATGTTTGTATTTAAGTGGAGTTGGTGCTGCTCAATCTTTTCAAAATGCTTTCTATTGGTTTTATAAATCATTAAATAATGGAAATTTGTTAGCAGCATATGTGATTGGATATATGCATTACAATGGAATTATTACTGCAAGGAATTGTAAATTAGCCTTATCTCTTTTAGCGAAAGTTGCAGAAAAccatgtttttattttaaatacaaccaatagaattattagatatacagaaaaaggaagaatCAAAGAAGCTCTATTTTTAATGGCATTACTAGCTGAAACTGGAAGTGTGCAATcacaaataaatttatcttACAAAATTAACAATCATGactttgcattttttttaccaacaaatgataaatgtaaaaaagttTATGCTAGCAGATACCTAGCCATGGCATCTGAGAACAACGATTTTAAGTCTTTGTACACTTTAGGGGACTATGCTTATAAGGGCTATGGGTTGTACATTCGTATATTTCCTAAGAATAACCTACCCATTAATTCgttatatgatataaatcATAGTGAATATTTGTATACCCATGCAGGAATTGGCCAAAGAAGCGGTTTAAAAAATGGTGTAAAAAATGGCGAAAAAAGTGGAACAAAAAGTGGAACAAAAAGTGGAACACAAAGCAATGCAAAAAACATTGCCAGAATAAGCGCCCGAACCAGTGACGGTTTCTCAGGTGTGGTAAAGACGAACAAGATAATTTCTACAGATTTCGTGGACGAGGCTGGTATAATTTTCAACGACAAATGGAAATTTCATTTTggatttaaattttcttttaatgaGGTAGACTACCAACTAGCTTATCACcattataaaagtataatatcTTATTATccgaataatttttatgttattcaGGCCTTGTCAAGAGCTTGCTATAACTTAGGGTTCATGCATTATTATGGTATAGGtgtttcaaaaaatatagaaaaagcattaatttatttcaattCATCTATTAAAATTTACCCAACGAATAAAGTTCCATCTGTTTTATTTgtcttatatataaaattgaacaaacatttatataattttaaaaaaaaaattaaagattttaaaaagattttatttttttaa